A part of Streptomyces sp. NBC_01210 genomic DNA contains:
- the gdhA gene encoding NADP-specific glutamate dehydrogenase, giving the protein MTLSSSNARLASLRADLERRNPAQPEFHQASTEVLETLAPVLAVRPEYAQPGLIERLCEPERQIIFRVPWQDDRGAVHVNRGFRVEFNSALGPYKGGLRFHPSVNLGVVKFLGFEQIFKNALTGLGIGGGKGGSDFDPRGRSNAEVMRFCQSFMTELHRHIGEHTDVPAGDIGVGGREIGYLFGQYRRITNRWEAGVLTGKGQGWGGSAMRTQATGYGSVLFAAEMLSRRGEELAGQGAVVSGSGNVAIHTIEKLTRSGAHPMTCSDSEGYVVDEKGIDLELLKQIKEVERARVSEYAERRGASARYVPGGRVWDVPCDIAFPSATQNELDAQDARTLVRNGVKAVSEGANMPTTPEAVRILQDAGVAFGPGKAANAGGVAVSALEMRQNAARDSWTPGRVEDELAEIMRDIHRVTYETAERYGAPGDYVTGANIAGFERVADAMLAQGVI; this is encoded by the coding sequence GTGACCCTGTCTTCCTCGAACGCCAGACTGGCTTCCCTGCGCGCCGACCTCGAGCGCCGCAACCCCGCACAGCCTGAATTCCATCAGGCATCAACGGAAGTGCTGGAGACCCTGGCTCCCGTGCTCGCCGTCCGTCCCGAGTATGCGCAGCCGGGGCTCATCGAGCGCCTCTGCGAGCCCGAACGGCAGATCATCTTCCGGGTGCCCTGGCAGGACGATCGCGGCGCAGTGCACGTCAACCGAGGATTCAGGGTGGAGTTCAACAGCGCGCTCGGCCCTTACAAGGGCGGCCTGCGTTTCCACCCTTCGGTGAACCTGGGCGTCGTGAAGTTCCTCGGCTTCGAGCAGATCTTCAAGAACGCCCTCACCGGGCTGGGCATCGGCGGCGGCAAGGGCGGCAGCGACTTCGACCCACGAGGTCGTTCGAACGCCGAAGTCATGCGCTTCTGCCAGTCCTTCATGACGGAGCTCCACCGGCACATCGGCGAGCACACCGACGTCCCGGCCGGCGACATCGGCGTCGGCGGCCGCGAAATCGGTTACCTCTTCGGCCAGTACCGGCGTATCACCAACCGCTGGGAAGCGGGCGTCCTCACCGGCAAGGGCCAGGGGTGGGGCGGCTCAGCGATGCGCACGCAGGCGACCGGATACGGCAGCGTGCTCTTCGCCGCCGAAATGCTGAGTCGGCGAGGAGAAGAGCTCGCGGGCCAAGGGGCCGTGGTTTCCGGCTCGGGCAATGTTGCGATCCACACCATCGAAAAGCTGACGCGCAGCGGCGCCCATCCCATGACCTGCTCCGACTCCGAGGGCTATGTGGTGGACGAGAAGGGCATCGATCTCGAGCTGCTCAAGCAGATCAAGGAGGTTGAACGCGCACGCGTCAGCGAGTACGCCGAGCGCCGCGGCGCCTCCGCCCGCTACGTCCCCGGCGGCCGCGTGTGGGATGTACCCTGCGACATCGCCTTCCCTTCGGCCACCCAGAACGAGCTCGACGCCCAAGACGCTCGCACCCTTGTCCGCAACGGAGTCAAGGCCGTCTCCGAGGGCGCCAACATGCCCACCACCCCGGAAGCGGTGCGCATCCTGCAGGACGCGGGTGTGGCCTTCGGCCCGGGCAAGGCCGCGAATGCCGGCGGCGTCGCCGTCAGCGCCCTGGAGATGCGCCAGAACGCCGCCCGTGACTCCTGGACACCCGGGCGCGTGGAGGACGAACTCGCGGAGATCATGCGCGATATCCATCGCGTCACGTACGAGACTGCTGAGCGCTATGGAGCACCCGGCGACTATGTGACGGGAGCGAATATCGCAGGCTTCGAGCGCGTCGCGGACGCAATGCTCGCCCAGGGAGTCATCTGA
- a CDS encoding flavin monoamine oxidase family protein produces MNHDVIVLGAGLAGLAAARDLAAAGAHVLVLEARERVGGRVEQTTLPDGRLVQLGGEVVGRAHTSYLTLAAELGLTLIPSYVAEPGVIARATPEGMSAGDPPHWFGPGDDACHQRVTAAFTALARTVDPDDPWSHPDAAALDGISVGDWLRSEGATHAVVRLWEIGQLALASGSYERTSLLAALRKHAAVPGTGHADHYDYEDWEGLRVAEGSATVALRMADGLGQRIRLGAPVDAIAVRPGGCTVRLTGGETLTAGAVVSALPVGPLRSVTVSGVPDERLASLHQQRQAVAAKFVAAYDKPFWRDHDLNGLSECEGVLGSTWPQNEGILSALIPPERYGVLLGMPGRLRVPELLGDIARLYGDEAHQPLTAYLRMWGTDPWTQGYVTQWTPGDVMAVGPRHGTHEPPFYVCGSDQWVAGYMEGAVRTGRAAAKEALRRG; encoded by the coding sequence ATGAACCACGATGTCATCGTGCTCGGCGCCGGTCTCGCCGGTCTCGCCGCGGCACGGGACCTGGCCGCGGCCGGAGCCCACGTCCTCGTCCTCGAGGCCCGCGAACGGGTCGGCGGCCGCGTCGAGCAGACCACGCTGCCCGACGGCCGGCTCGTCCAGCTCGGCGGCGAAGTCGTGGGCCGCGCCCACACCTCGTATCTCACCCTCGCCGCCGAACTCGGCCTCACCCTGATCCCCAGCTATGTCGCCGAGCCCGGGGTCATCGCCCGCGCCACGCCGGAAGGAATGTCCGCCGGAGACCCGCCGCACTGGTTCGGCCCCGGCGACGACGCCTGCCACCAGCGGGTCACCGCCGCATTCACCGCCCTGGCCCGCACCGTCGACCCGGACGACCCGTGGTCCCACCCCGACGCCGCTGCCCTCGACGGGATTTCGGTCGGCGACTGGCTGCGCTCCGAGGGCGCGACCCACGCCGTCGTACGCCTCTGGGAGATCGGCCAACTCGCCCTGGCCAGTGGCTCGTACGAACGGACCTCGCTGCTGGCCGCCCTGCGTAAGCACGCAGCCGTCCCCGGCACCGGGCACGCCGACCACTACGACTACGAGGACTGGGAGGGACTGCGGGTCGCGGAGGGTTCGGCGACCGTGGCACTGCGCATGGCGGACGGGCTCGGTCAGCGGATACGGCTCGGGGCACCGGTCGACGCGATCGCCGTACGGCCCGGCGGCTGCACCGTACGCCTGACCGGAGGCGAAACCCTTACCGCCGGAGCCGTCGTCAGCGCGCTGCCCGTCGGCCCGCTCCGCTCGGTCACCGTCTCCGGAGTCCCCGACGAACGGCTCGCCTCGCTGCACCAGCAGCGCCAGGCGGTCGCGGCCAAGTTCGTCGCCGCCTACGACAAGCCCTTCTGGCGCGACCACGATCTCAACGGCCTCTCCGAATGCGAAGGCGTCCTCGGCAGCACCTGGCCGCAGAACGAGGGCATCCTCTCCGCTCTCATCCCGCCCGAGCGCTACGGCGTACTGCTCGGCATGCCCGGCCGGCTGCGCGTGCCCGAACTGCTCGGCGACATCGCCCGCCTCTACGGCGACGAGGCCCACCAGCCACTCACCGCGTATCTGCGGATGTGGGGCACCGATCCATGGACCCAGGGCTACGTCACGCAGTGGACCCCCGGCGACGTCATGGCTGTGGGCCCCCGGCACGGCACCCATGAACCACCGTTCTATGTGTGCGGCTCCGACCAGTGGGTGGCCGGCTATATGGAGGGCGCCGTACGCACCGGCCGCGCCGCGGCGAAGGAGGCGCTGCGCCGTGGCTGA
- a CDS encoding aminobutyraldehyde dehydrogenase, translating to MAEPAVYPVVLNHIAGAELPAMSGELMELTNPATGTVHRTAPRSGQADTDAACAAAAAAYDRWSTTTPAERQRALLRIADAMEDHADDLVAAEVGDTGKPADLFRSEELPAITDTLRYFAGAARNLPGAAAAEYTEGRTSLLRREPVGVCAQITPWNYPLMMAVWKIAPAIAAGNTTVLKPADTTPTSSALLARIAAGHLPPGVLNVVCGDRDTGRALTAHPAVRLIAVTGSVRAGREIAAAAAADLKRVHLELGGNAPVIVHDDVDIESAAADLAAVAYYNAGQDCTAPTRLLVHHRIHDAFLAAFSARAQKLRTAAPGEPDADYGPLNNAAQLASVEALLSRLPDHAEVVTGGSRIRRTGYFHEATVVAGVRQSDEIVQEEIFGPVVTVQPFSDEEEALRLANDVRFGLAAGVWTTDHDRAMRATRALQTGIVWVNTHGTTVSEMPHGGIKHSGYGSDLSLAGLLDYTQVKHVML from the coding sequence GTGGCTGAGCCCGCTGTGTATCCCGTGGTCCTCAACCACATCGCGGGAGCCGAACTCCCCGCCATGTCAGGTGAGTTGATGGAGCTCACCAACCCCGCCACCGGAACAGTGCACCGCACCGCACCGCGCTCCGGACAGGCCGACACCGACGCCGCGTGTGCGGCGGCGGCAGCCGCGTACGACCGCTGGTCCACGACCACTCCGGCTGAACGGCAGCGCGCGTTGCTGCGCATCGCCGATGCCATGGAGGACCACGCGGACGACCTTGTGGCCGCCGAGGTCGGGGACACCGGCAAGCCCGCGGATCTCTTCCGGTCCGAGGAACTGCCCGCGATCACCGATACCTTGCGCTACTTCGCGGGAGCCGCCCGGAACCTGCCCGGCGCCGCCGCTGCCGAGTACACCGAGGGACGCACCTCGCTGCTCCGGCGCGAACCGGTCGGTGTCTGCGCCCAGATCACCCCGTGGAACTACCCCTTGATGATGGCGGTGTGGAAGATCGCCCCGGCGATCGCGGCCGGCAACACGACCGTGCTCAAACCCGCCGACACCACCCCCACCTCATCAGCCCTGCTGGCCCGGATCGCCGCCGGACACCTGCCGCCGGGCGTGCTCAACGTCGTCTGTGGTGACCGTGACACCGGCCGGGCACTCACCGCCCATCCGGCCGTCCGGCTGATCGCGGTCACCGGCAGCGTCCGGGCCGGCCGGGAGATCGCGGCCGCCGCGGCGGCGGACCTCAAGCGCGTCCATCTCGAGCTCGGCGGAAACGCTCCGGTCATCGTCCACGACGACGTGGACATCGAGTCCGCCGCAGCGGACCTCGCCGCGGTCGCGTACTACAACGCCGGCCAGGACTGCACGGCCCCCACAAGGCTGCTGGTGCACCACCGCATTCATGATGCGTTTCTCGCGGCGTTCTCCGCCCGGGCGCAGAAACTGCGCACCGCGGCGCCCGGTGAGCCGGACGCCGACTACGGCCCGCTCAACAACGCTGCTCAACTCGCCTCTGTGGAGGCCCTGTTGAGCAGACTGCCGGATCACGCCGAGGTCGTCACCGGTGGTTCCCGGATCCGAAGGACCGGATACTTCCACGAGGCGACCGTGGTCGCCGGTGTCCGCCAGAGCGACGAGATCGTGCAGGAGGAGATCTTCGGCCCGGTCGTCACAGTGCAGCCGTTCTCGGACGAGGAGGAGGCGCTGCGGCTTGCCAATGACGTGCGGTTCGGCCTCGCGGCCGGCGTATGGACCACGGACCACGACCGTGCGATGCGCGCGACTCGGGCCCTGCAGACCGGGATCGTGTGGGTGAACACGCACGGCACCACGGTGTCGGAGATGCCGCACGGTGGGATCAAGCACTCCGGCTACGGCAGTGATCTCTCCCTGGCCGGCCTGCTGGACTATACCCAGGTCAAGCACGTCATGCTGTGA
- a CDS encoding dihydrodipicolinate synthase family protein, with product MTTSDVTSLRAALADVVAIPVTPFTADDTLDTDTHRALLRRLLDGGVRTVTPNGNTGEYYALSPEERRAVTELTLDEVGDRAAVLVGIGLDLPTAVAAAEHARAAGAGMVMVHQPVHPYASHDGWTDYHRMIAEAVPELGVVPYIRDPQLGGDYLAELADSCPNVIGVKYAVPDATRFAAFARDAGLDRFVWVAGLAELYAPSYFASGATGFTSGLVNVAPTVSLTLLTALRAGDYPAAMKIWERIRPFEELRAAHQSANNVTVVKEALASLGLCRRGLRPPSRALPEAQRAAVAGLVAGWAG from the coding sequence ATGACCACCTCGGATGTCACTTCCCTGCGCGCCGCGCTCGCCGATGTCGTGGCAATCCCTGTCACCCCCTTCACCGCAGATGACACCCTCGACACCGACACTCACCGCGCACTGCTCAGACGGCTCCTCGACGGCGGTGTACGCACTGTCACGCCGAACGGCAACACCGGCGAGTACTACGCGCTGAGCCCCGAAGAGCGACGCGCCGTCACCGAGTTGACCCTCGATGAGGTGGGCGACCGGGCGGCGGTTCTGGTCGGTATCGGCCTGGACCTCCCGACCGCTGTCGCAGCCGCCGAGCATGCCCGCGCCGCGGGAGCCGGGATGGTGATGGTGCATCAACCTGTGCACCCGTACGCCTCGCACGACGGCTGGACCGACTACCACCGTATGATCGCCGAGGCGGTGCCGGAGCTCGGTGTCGTCCCGTACATCCGCGATCCGCAGCTCGGTGGTGACTACCTCGCCGAACTGGCGGACTCGTGCCCCAATGTCATCGGCGTGAAGTACGCCGTTCCGGATGCCACGAGGTTCGCCGCCTTCGCCCGGGACGCCGGCCTGGACCGCTTCGTCTGGGTCGCCGGACTCGCCGAGCTGTACGCACCGTCCTACTTCGCGAGCGGCGCCACCGGCTTCACCTCCGGTCTGGTCAATGTCGCCCCGACCGTCTCGCTGACCCTGCTGACCGCGCTGCGTGCGGGCGACTACCCGGCCGCCATGAAGATCTGGGAGCGGATCCGGCCTTTCGAGGAACTGCGCGCCGCTCATCAGTCCGCCAACAATGTGACGGTGGTGAAGGAGGCCCTCGCCTCGCTCGGTCTGTGCCGGCGCGGCCTCCGTCCGCCGAGCCGCGCACTGCCGGAAGCGCAGCGTGCGGCGGTCGCCGGACTCGTGGCCGGTTGGGCCGGATGA
- a CDS encoding ABC transporter permease, with protein MTLRPALKPQRRPAARPLRAVATRTGSSPATRTSRVRRRRRGTDRKPRFALAVTAAFFALLYLPIGVVVLFSFNSQKSLTVFKDFSLRWYSAFFQDDVLLDSLGMSLRVSLVATAGSLILGVALALGLVRCRSRLGSLAGLIMLVPLITPEIVTGVAAMMLFKGMGITLSTGTVMLAEITFSISYVTVILRSRIAALNPEVEEAAMDLGATRWQALRLVTLPALLPSILASAVLIFALVFDDFVLAYFTTGVDPQPLSVRIYSAIRFGVQPTINAVGTLMLAGSIGLIALALFIPRLFGRRGGLDLLSGK; from the coding sequence ATGACTCTGCGCCCGGCTCTCAAACCGCAGCGCCGCCCCGCCGCCCGCCCGCTCCGCGCCGTCGCCACCCGCACGGGAAGCAGCCCGGCCACCCGCACCTCCCGTGTCCGCAGGCGCCGCCGCGGCACCGACCGCAAGCCCCGCTTCGCCCTCGCCGTCACGGCCGCGTTCTTCGCGCTCCTCTACCTGCCCATCGGCGTCGTCGTCCTCTTCTCCTTCAACTCCCAGAAGTCCCTCACCGTCTTCAAGGACTTCAGCCTCCGCTGGTACTCGGCCTTCTTCCAGGACGATGTCCTGCTCGACTCGCTCGGCATGAGCCTTCGGGTGTCCCTGGTCGCGACGGCCGGTTCGCTCATCCTCGGCGTGGCACTGGCGCTCGGCCTGGTCCGCTGCCGCAGCCGCCTCGGCTCCCTCGCAGGCCTCATCATGCTCGTCCCCCTGATCACCCCCGAGATCGTCACCGGGGTCGCGGCCATGATGCTCTTCAAGGGCATGGGCATCACGCTGTCCACCGGCACCGTCATGCTCGCGGAGATCACCTTCTCCATCTCCTATGTGACGGTCATCCTCCGGTCCCGGATCGCCGCCCTCAACCCAGAGGTCGAAGAGGCCGCGATGGACCTCGGAGCCACCCGCTGGCAGGCGCTTCGCCTGGTCACCCTGCCCGCACTGCTCCCCAGCATCCTCGCCTCCGCCGTACTGATTTTTGCCCTTGTCTTCGACGACTTCGTCCTCGCCTACTTCACCACCGGCGTCGACCCGCAGCCGCTGTCCGTCCGCATCTACTCGGCGATCCGGTTCGGTGTGCAGCCCACCATCAACGCCGTCGGCACCCTGATGCTCGCCGGATCCATCGGCCTCATCGCCCTCGCCCTGTTCATCCCGCGCCTGTTCGGCCGTCGCGGCGGCCTCGACCTCCTCTCCGGGAAGTGA
- a CDS encoding MarR family winged helix-turn-helix transcriptional regulator — MPVALQDLGLAVKRLQHRHHRTLDALLIEQGTTLVQWDALRAIHRHPESTSHELALLTFQSDQSFGTLAKRLLAQGLIERTVGPGRAIRHRLNPAGEAVLNKGQAVVDRVLVESFAPLSPQERDLLHSLLMRLLP, encoded by the coding sequence ATGCCCGTTGCACTCCAAGACCTGGGGCTGGCCGTCAAGCGGCTGCAGCACCGTCATCACCGCACTCTCGACGCCTTGCTGATCGAGCAGGGAACCACGCTCGTCCAGTGGGACGCCCTCCGTGCCATCCACCGCCATCCCGAGTCGACGTCCCACGAGTTGGCACTGCTGACCTTCCAGAGCGACCAGTCCTTCGGCACGCTCGCCAAGCGGCTGCTCGCGCAGGGTCTCATCGAACGCACCGTGGGACCCGGCCGGGCCATCCGGCACCGACTCAACCCTGCAGGCGAGGCCGTGCTCAACAAGGGGCAGGCGGTGGTGGACCGTGTGCTCGTGGAGTCCTTCGCACCGCTCTCGCCGCAGGAACGGGATCTGCTCCATTCGCTGTTGATGCGACTGCTGCCCTAA
- a CDS encoding alpha/beta fold hydrolase — MSDRTAAHSHAAPLIGGVSLTWDDQGTGRPFLLLHGGAGPGSVLPFARLLARHGRVLTPTHPGFAGRPRPDNLDSIPGLASVYLDLLRQLDLRDVTVVGNSLGGWIASELALRDTSRIGRIVLVNAVGIHVDGDATEIADIFALHPDQAARLAFHDPSVRPDPAALTNDEIAAGAANRTVAAVYARDPYMHDPELRRRLPKVDVPVLVAWGREDGIVTPAYGKAYAESFAAARFELVADAGHFPQIEQPTRLLDLIREFAGDATRPVHSV; from the coding sequence ATGTCCGACCGCACAGCAGCCCACTCCCATGCCGCCCCGCTCATCGGCGGAGTCAGCCTGACCTGGGACGACCAGGGCACCGGGCGCCCGTTCCTCCTCCTGCACGGCGGCGCCGGCCCCGGCTCCGTCCTGCCGTTCGCAAGGCTGCTGGCCCGCCACGGGCGGGTGCTGACGCCCACCCACCCGGGCTTCGCGGGCCGCCCACGTCCCGACAACCTCGACAGCATCCCCGGACTCGCGTCCGTCTACCTCGATTTGCTCCGGCAGCTCGACCTGCGTGACGTCACTGTGGTCGGAAACTCCCTGGGCGGCTGGATCGCGTCCGAACTCGCCCTGCGCGACACTTCCCGCATCGGCCGCATCGTCCTCGTGAACGCCGTCGGCATCCACGTCGACGGGGACGCCACCGAGATCGCCGACATCTTCGCCCTGCACCCCGACCAGGCCGCCCGGCTGGCCTTCCATGACCCGTCTGTGCGGCCCGACCCGGCCGCACTCACCAACGACGAAATCGCCGCGGGCGCCGCAAACCGGACGGTGGCCGCCGTCTACGCCCGCGATCCGTACATGCACGACCCGGAGCTGCGTCGGCGGCTGCCCAAGGTCGATGTGCCCGTCCTTGTCGCCTGGGGCCGGGAGGACGGGATCGTCACCCCGGCCTACGGCAAGGCATACGCGGAGTCGTTCGCGGCGGCGCGGTTCGAACTCGTCGCGGACGCAGGTCATTTCCCGCAGATCGAACAGCCGACACGTCTTCTCGACCTGATAAGGGAGTTCGCCGGCGATGCAACCCGGCCCGTCCACTCCGTGTGA
- the araD gene encoding L-arabinonate dehydratase yields the protein MTVKRPEELRSHQWYGTEGLRSFSHRARTRQLGYLPEEHLGKPVIAILNTWSDINPCHVHLRDRAQAVKRGVWQAGGFPLEFPVSTLSETFQKPTPMLYRNMLAMETEELLRSYPVDGAVLMGGCDKSTPALLMGAASADLPTVFVPAGPMLPGHWRNEVLGSGTDMWKYWDDKRAGLIGDAEMAELENGLARSPGTCMTMGTASTLTAVAEALGVTVPGASSIPAVDSGHERMAAASGRRIVGLVHQDRKLSQILTREAYEDAVATVLALGGSTNAVIHLIAMAGRSGVQLTLDEFDRIARTVPVLANLRPGGRYLMEDFHFAGGLPAFLAQLTDVLHLDRPTVAHDTLREQLDGALVHNPDVIRPRENPLAEEGGVAVLRGNLCPDGAVIKHIAAEPRLLKHTGPAMVFPDYRTMQRTINDRGLGITADHVLVLQGAGPKGGPGMPEYGMLPLPDHLLKQGVRDMVRISDARMSGTSYGTCVLHIAPESYVGGPLALVRSGDLITLDVAARTLRLEIPDEELERRRAEWTPPPERYERGYGALYTEQITQADTGCDFAFLARRGKNPDPYAG from the coding sequence ATGACCGTCAAGCGCCCCGAGGAACTGCGCAGTCACCAGTGGTACGGAACGGAAGGTCTGCGCTCGTTCAGCCACCGCGCCCGCACCCGCCAGCTCGGCTATCTGCCCGAGGAGCACCTGGGCAAGCCCGTCATCGCGATCCTCAACACCTGGTCCGACATCAACCCCTGCCATGTCCATCTGCGTGACCGGGCTCAGGCCGTCAAGCGCGGTGTGTGGCAGGCCGGCGGCTTTCCGCTCGAATTCCCGGTCTCCACGCTCTCCGAGACCTTCCAGAAGCCGACCCCCATGCTCTACCGCAACATGCTGGCGATGGAGACCGAGGAGCTGCTGCGCTCCTATCCGGTGGACGGCGCGGTACTGATGGGTGGCTGCGACAAGTCCACGCCCGCGCTGCTGATGGGCGCGGCCAGCGCCGACCTGCCCACCGTGTTCGTACCGGCCGGGCCGATGCTGCCGGGCCACTGGCGCAATGAAGTACTCGGCTCCGGGACGGACATGTGGAAGTACTGGGACGACAAACGGGCCGGGCTGATCGGCGACGCGGAGATGGCCGAGCTGGAGAACGGACTGGCCCGCTCCCCCGGCACCTGTATGACCATGGGCACCGCTTCCACGCTGACCGCGGTGGCCGAGGCGCTCGGCGTCACCGTCCCCGGCGCGTCGTCCATCCCGGCCGTCGACTCCGGGCACGAGCGGATGGCTGCCGCGTCCGGGCGGCGGATCGTCGGTCTGGTGCACCAGGACCGGAAGCTTTCGCAGATCCTCACGAGGGAGGCGTACGAGGACGCGGTCGCCACGGTTCTCGCCCTCGGCGGCTCGACCAACGCGGTGATCCATCTGATCGCGATGGCCGGGCGCTCGGGCGTGCAGCTCACGCTCGACGAATTCGACCGCATCGCCCGTACCGTGCCGGTGCTGGCCAACCTCCGGCCCGGCGGCCGCTATCTGATGGAGGACTTCCACTTCGCCGGCGGACTCCCTGCGTTCCTGGCCCAGTTGACGGACGTGCTGCATCTGGACCGGCCCACCGTCGCGCACGACACTCTGCGTGAACAGCTCGACGGCGCCCTCGTCCACAACCCCGATGTCATCCGCCCGCGCGAGAATCCTCTCGCCGAGGAGGGCGGCGTGGCCGTGCTGCGCGGCAACCTCTGCCCCGACGGCGCGGTCATCAAGCACATCGCCGCCGAACCCCGCCTCCTCAAGCACACCGGACCCGCCATGGTCTTCCCCGACTACAGGACGATGCAGCGAACCATCAACGACCGCGGGCTCGGCATCACCGCCGACCATGTGCTGGTGCTCCAGGGCGCGGGCCCCAAGGGCGGCCCCGGCATGCCCGAGTACGGGATGCTGCCGCTCCCCGACCACCTGCTCAAGCAGGGTGTACGGGACATGGTGCGGATCTCCGACGCCCGGATGAGCGGCACCAGCTACGGCACCTGCGTACTGCATATCGCTCCCGAGTCGTACGTCGGCGGGCCGCTGGCGCTGGTCCGCAGCGGGGACCTCATCACCCTGGACGTCGCGGCGCGCACGCTCAGGCTCGAGATCCCGGACGAGGAGCTCGAACGGCGCAGGGCTGAGTGGACTCCGCCGCCCGAGCGGTACGAGCGCGGCTACGGCGCCCTCTACACCGAGCAGATCACCCAGGCCGACACCGGCTGCGACTTCGCCTTTCTCGCCCGGCGCGGCAAGAACCCCGACCCGTACGCGGGTTGA
- a CDS encoding GntR family transcriptional regulator, producing MAFAPSPIPSRTQYVLEAIKHAILTGGLSPGQALVETELAAQFGVSKTPVREALKTLAGTGLVVMSQYKGATVRTVDAGMAREVYDVRLLLEPEALRRSIERSADLDAAKDALLKADDSADRAERSLANREFHRALYLPCGNPLLARMLDEVRDQAALVSAVVWAAQPSWELEAVEHREILRLALAGDADSAARALREHIADFVQRAFPEGADA from the coding sequence ATGGCTTTCGCCCCGAGCCCGATCCCCTCCCGGACCCAGTACGTACTGGAGGCGATCAAGCACGCCATCCTCACCGGCGGCCTCAGCCCCGGCCAGGCCCTCGTCGAGACTGAACTCGCCGCGCAGTTCGGGGTGTCGAAGACACCGGTACGGGAAGCACTCAAGACTCTGGCCGGCACCGGCCTGGTCGTCATGAGCCAGTACAAGGGAGCCACCGTCCGCACGGTCGACGCGGGCATGGCGCGCGAGGTGTACGACGTGCGGCTGCTGCTGGAGCCGGAGGCGCTGCGGCGATCCATCGAACGCTCGGCGGACCTGGACGCCGCCAAGGACGCCCTGCTCAAGGCCGACGACTCCGCCGACCGGGCCGAACGCTCGCTGGCCAACCGTGAGTTCCACCGTGCCTTGTATCTGCCGTGCGGCAATCCGCTGCTCGCGCGGATGCTCGACGAGGTACGTGATCAGGCGGCACTGGTCTCGGCCGTGGTCTGGGCCGCCCAGCCGTCCTGGGAACTGGAGGCAGTCGAGCACCGGGAGATTCTGCGGCTCGCACTGGCCGGGGACGCCGACAGTGCGGCCCGCGCCCTGCGCGAACACATCGCCGACTTCGTACAGCGGGCGTTTCCTGAAGGAGCGGACGCATGA
- a CDS encoding ABC transporter ATP-binding protein, with protein MTTTTTSAALTATDTAPAVRLDCVSKNYGDSFAVRDLTLDIASGEFFSLLGPSGCGKTTSLRMIGGFTDPTDGTILLSGEDVTALPPNKRNVNTVFQSYALFDHLTVADNVAFGLKRAGVGRTEIRERVAGMLERVQLGSLADRKPHTLSGGQRQRVALARALVNRPQVLLLDEPLAALDLKLRRQMQVELKQIQREVGITFVFVTHDQDEALTMSDRVAVMNEGRVEQCGTPEDVYERPASSFVASFMGTSNLVPGTYRAGEVHIDQGPVLPVGTRAGVSDGSRVSLSIRPEKIWLSDLEPGMTRVNGVVRETVYSGPTTTYLIELAPGITLSVLEQNTDRSRMEDRWSGGESVEIGWKPEHCLVLD; from the coding sequence GTGACCACGACGACCACCTCGGCCGCCCTGACGGCGACGGACACCGCACCCGCGGTCCGGCTCGACTGCGTCAGCAAGAACTACGGCGACTCCTTCGCCGTCCGCGACCTCACCCTGGACATCGCGTCCGGCGAGTTCTTCTCCCTCCTCGGCCCCTCCGGCTGCGGAAAGACCACCTCGCTGCGGATGATCGGCGGATTCACCGACCCCACCGACGGCACCATCCTGCTCAGCGGCGAAGACGTCACCGCCCTGCCCCCCAACAAGCGCAACGTCAACACCGTCTTCCAGAGTTACGCCCTCTTCGACCACCTCACGGTCGCCGACAACGTCGCCTTCGGTCTCAAGCGCGCAGGCGTCGGCCGCACCGAGATACGCGAACGCGTTGCCGGCATGCTGGAGCGGGTACAGCTCGGCAGCCTGGCGGACCGCAAGCCCCACACCCTCTCCGGCGGCCAGCGCCAACGCGTCGCCCTGGCCCGCGCCCTGGTCAACCGCCCCCAAGTCCTGCTCCTCGACGAGCCGCTGGCCGCACTCGACCTCAAACTCCGCCGCCAGATGCAGGTCGAACTGAAGCAGATCCAGCGAGAGGTCGGCATCACCTTCGTCTTCGTCACCCACGACCAGGACGAAGCCCTCACCATGTCGGACCGGGTCGCGGTGATGAACGAGGGCCGCGTCGAGCAGTGCGGAACACCCGAGGACGTCTACGAACGCCCGGCGAGCAGCTTCGTCGCCTCCTTCATGGGCACGTCCAACCTCGTGCCCGGCACCTACCGTGCCGGTGAGGTCCACATCGACCAAGGCCCCGTACTCCCTGTCGGGACCCGCGCCGGCGTCAGCGACGGCAGCAGGGTCAGCCTGTCCATTCGGCCGGAGAAGATCTGGCTCTCCGACCTCGAACCCGGCATGACCCGCGTGAACGGCGTCGTCCGGGAAACCGTCTACTCCGGCCCGACCACCACCTACCTGATCGAACTCGCCCCGGGCATCACCCTTTCCGTACTGGAGCAGAACACCGACCGCTCCCGCATGGAGGACCGCTGGAGCGGCGGCGAGAGCGTCGAGATCGGCTGGAAGCCCGAACACTGCCTGGTCCTCGACTGA